The sequence below is a genomic window from Candidatus Methylacidiphilales bacterium.
CGGGCCGAGATCAGCATCGACAAGCTGTGGAATCCATCCCAACCCAACGGCACCTGTGGTATCCTGGAATTCCGCGCCTTTGAGTCCCAGCCCGACTGCGAGCGCGCGGCCGCTGTCGGACTTTTTATTCGCGCCATCATCGCCATGCTCGCGCGGAACCCGTTCAAGAAAAATCTCCTGCGCTGGGGACAAGCCCTGCACGACCGCTTTTTTCTGCCCTCCATTCTCTGGTTGGATCTTGGCGACGTGGCGGCGGACTTGAGAAAGGCCGGCATTCCGTTCGATGTCTCCTGGCTTCGGCCCCATTTCGATTTTCGCTTCCCGACGGCCGGCCTCATGCCCGCGGGCAAGGAAACACTGACAGTTCGTTATGCGATAGAAGCCTGGCCCCTGCTGGGCGAACAGCCCGCCGGCCCGTTGACAGTCCGCTCCGTGGATTCCAGCACCGAGCGCATCGAACTGTCCCTCAGCTCTCCCAAGGCGCTCGACAAGGGGCTGCTGCAAATCAACGGAATTCCCGTGCCGTTTAAAGTTGAGAAAAAACTGGCGGTGGCCGCGCTGCGCTACCGGGCCTTCCATACCCTCCCTTCACTCCACCCGCACATACCCGCCCAGACCCCGTTGTTGCTGGAATGGGTCAGCCTGAAAAACGGCCAGGTCCAATCCGCGGTCAAATGGCACAGTTGGCAGCCCAACCACCAACCCTATCCGAGCCGTCCTGCGGATTGTGAGGAGGCGCAAAATCGATGCCGGGAACGCTGGGTCCCCCAACCGGATTTGATTGGCTCAAAACGCAAAATTCCCAGGAAATGGGACGGGCAATCAAAAACATTCACCACCGATTTGCGCCGTTTGCACAGTGATATCTCAAATTTGAAATCTAAAACAAAAATTTGAGATTTCAGATTTCAAATGGCGCTCGCAGAGCGCACCCCTGGCTACCCGACATGGATTCGAACCATGACTAAAGGAACCAAAATCCTTTGTGCTACCGTTACACCATCGGGTATGAGATGGATAAGGGGAAATAAAATACCATCGAACCGGGAGCAGGCAATCTATTTAGCCTGCATATTTCATGCTGATTTTGAGAATCGAGCTATTGACGGTGAAACATCCGGGTTCAAGGTGAGGGAATAATCCCCTGCGCAATCCGTTGCAAGACCGAGGGCAGTAGCGCGTGTTCCGCCACCTGGATTCGTTGGTGAAGCGTTTCCGCCGTGTGACCCGGCAACACCGGCACGCGCGCCTGATCGATGATTGCGCCGCCATCGACTGTTTCATCCACCCAGTGCACGGTGCAGCCGGTTTCACGCACCCCTGCTTTCAAAGCCTGTTCCCATGCGTGGAGCCCCGGGAAAGCCGGCAGCAAGGAGGGATGAATATTAATAATCCGGCCTTTAAAAGCCTGGAGCAGCGGTTGTTTGACTACCCGCATGTAGCCGGCGAGCACAACCCAATCAACCCCGGCCTTCTTCAAAGCTTCGGACAATTGTGTTTCAATCCCGGGCTCCAGCCTGGTCTTAAATGCGCTTGCAGGGCACTGGTAAACCGGCAGGGAACGCTTGCGGGCTTCCTCGAGAATCAGAGCGGAGGATAAATCACTGGCCACGAGATTGATGCGGGCGGTTAAT
It includes:
- the purN gene encoding phosphoribosylglycinamide formyltransferase, with the protein product MSEPVNLGILGSGRGSNFVAIADAIASGKLTARINLVASDLSSALILEEARKRSLPVYQCPASAFKTRLEPGIETQLSEALKKAGVDWVVLAGYMRVVKQPLLQAFKGRIINIHPSLLPAFPGLHAWEQALKAGVRETGCTVHWVDETVDGGAIIDQARVPVLPGHTAETLHQRIQVAEHALLPSVLQRIAQGIIPSP